A portion of the Acidisarcina polymorpha genome contains these proteins:
- a CDS encoding FG-GAP-like repeat-containing protein, producing the protein MTAVRKTWLRVKASAVSDLIALRFSELASSRMLRSAWRFMVILAAGSFLGALPARSADVAPNLKEVARPNNLGVAYMNQQRGEDALAQFKLAIAADKSLAIPHLNAGIVLLILQRLSDSKQELDQAAKLDPQNPRVWYNLGLLERAQSNCEGSIHAFEEVVKLDPSSADAHYFLGSCYLEKQQFAKAADEYREAIRLNPMHPSAEFGLARALQRSGNPTEARVHLARFEHITHQKLGPVMAPTYGDQGAYSLAEEIKSASPPVGPMIPITFASVSLPPFAGAATTPSSAAASNSSLGGGMCMIDLEEHGKPDLLVMGEGESAIGYYHSQQNGGFELGSAKKLGLTASGHAIACAVGDFDNDTHPDLAIAMSDRVILYRNMGDGTFSDVTAKSGITQWNTPAGLTFIDFDHDGDVDLFITGSPREGTPSPTSNVLWRNNGNQTFTEWTTPTALNGKGHTVSAILSDLNNDRAVDFAVAGDQGVSLYFNPREGNFLEQPLYPQGDLPPALGLTVLDFNKDGWMDIAVTHDGSPGITLWKNIDGKRFERVPLPLADVQRGWGVSPIDVDNDGWIDLAVIVETSSGSALRVLRNKGNGSFEDVTAALGLNKPLPTSARSVEALDVDGDGDADLLISSLDGPPALLRNDGGNRNHSVLIHLEGNADNKTALGTKLEVFAGGLWQKWEVPGASGFLSQGPTSILAGLGDWDQPVIVRLLWPTGVPQDELNVAAKGVDSIKELDRRGSSCPVVFAWNGDRYEFITDTIGAAVIGHWVSPYSRNIPDPDEWIKIDGSQLQSKNGYLSLRMGEPMEEVNFVDQARLVAVDHPANSKVFPNERFKNDPPFAERKTIFTAESHPAAGAWDSNGNDVLATLTKLDHQYVRDFTNLPYAGFANPHQLTLDLGPWSADKPLRLLMHGFIEYFSATSLYSAWQAGIGPISPYVEAQMPDGSWKRIIEDMGFPAGLPRTIVTDLTGHLPAGATRIRITTNLQIYWDQVLISNESEPVGSMRETEIPLASASLGFRGYPRQIDGATPGDLTYHYDEASATGPFVRQRGPYTHYGDVTPLLTAIDDRFVIFGSGEDMDLEFDSASLPALPAGWTRDYFFYANGYVKDMDYYEAMPFTVAAMPFHAMSGYPYSAKEHFPDDEQSVGYRLDWNDRFETGANSPSYRFEYLPRHELPLTPHWSPVREEPARSGSR; encoded by the coding sequence ATGACAGCAGTACGCAAAACCTGGCTGCGAGTGAAGGCCAGCGCTGTTTCCGATTTGATCGCGCTTCGATTTTCAGAGTTAGCGAGTTCTCGCATGCTTCGGTCCGCATGGCGGTTCATGGTGATCCTGGCGGCCGGTTCGTTCCTGGGGGCTCTTCCGGCGCGATCGGCTGATGTAGCGCCAAACCTGAAAGAAGTTGCCCGTCCTAACAATCTCGGCGTGGCTTATATGAACCAGCAGCGCGGCGAGGATGCGCTCGCGCAGTTCAAGCTGGCCATCGCCGCCGACAAATCTCTCGCCATCCCTCACCTCAATGCCGGGATCGTCTTACTCATCCTGCAACGGCTCAGCGATTCGAAGCAGGAGCTCGACCAGGCGGCCAAGCTCGACCCACAGAATCCTCGTGTCTGGTACAACCTCGGTCTCCTCGAACGGGCACAAAGCAACTGCGAAGGCAGCATCCATGCCTTTGAAGAAGTAGTTAAGCTCGATCCTTCTTCGGCAGATGCGCACTATTTTCTGGGATCCTGCTATCTCGAAAAACAGCAATTTGCCAAGGCCGCCGACGAATACCGCGAGGCCATCCGTCTGAACCCGATGCATCCGTCGGCGGAGTTCGGTCTTGCCCGCGCCTTACAGCGTTCCGGCAATCCGACAGAAGCCCGCGTCCACCTAGCCCGTTTCGAGCACATCACCCACCAGAAGCTCGGGCCGGTGATGGCGCCGACCTATGGCGATCAGGGCGCATACTCGCTCGCGGAGGAGATCAAGTCCGCATCGCCGCCGGTCGGGCCGATGATACCGATTACGTTCGCAAGCGTTTCATTGCCCCCCTTCGCGGGCGCTGCGACTACCCCAAGTTCTGCGGCTGCTTCGAACAGCAGCTTAGGCGGCGGTATGTGCATGATCGATCTTGAGGAACACGGCAAGCCTGATCTGCTCGTCATGGGTGAAGGGGAAAGCGCAATCGGCTACTATCACTCTCAGCAGAATGGCGGCTTCGAACTCGGCTCCGCCAAGAAGCTTGGCCTTACTGCCTCAGGGCACGCGATCGCCTGCGCGGTTGGAGACTTCGACAACGATACGCATCCCGATTTAGCCATCGCGATGAGCGATCGTGTGATTCTCTACCGAAATATGGGCGACGGCACCTTCTCCGATGTCACTGCCAAGAGCGGCATCACCCAGTGGAACACCCCAGCCGGACTCACGTTTATCGACTTCGACCATGATGGCGATGTCGACTTGTTCATTACCGGCTCACCACGCGAAGGGACTCCATCGCCCACCTCGAACGTGCTTTGGAGAAACAATGGCAACCAGACGTTCACCGAGTGGACGACTCCGACCGCGCTCAATGGCAAGGGACACACCGTCTCGGCGATCCTCTCCGATCTGAACAACGATCGTGCTGTTGACTTCGCCGTCGCCGGCGATCAGGGGGTCAGCCTCTATTTCAATCCGCGGGAAGGGAACTTTCTCGAGCAGCCGCTCTATCCTCAAGGCGATCTTCCGCCGGCCCTGGGTCTCACTGTCCTCGACTTCAACAAGGACGGCTGGATGGATATTGCCGTGACTCATGATGGATCCCCCGGGATCACTCTCTGGAAGAACATCGATGGCAAAAGGTTCGAACGGGTGCCGCTGCCGTTGGCCGACGTCCAGCGCGGCTGGGGCGTCTCCCCCATTGATGTGGATAACGACGGCTGGATCGATCTGGCCGTGATCGTCGAGACGTCTTCGGGAAGCGCGCTGCGGGTCCTCAGGAACAAAGGGAACGGCAGCTTCGAGGATGTCACCGCCGCCTTAGGCCTCAACAAACCGCTGCCCACCTCCGCGCGCTCGGTCGAGGCGCTCGACGTAGACGGCGATGGCGACGCCGATTTGCTAATCTCTTCGCTGGACGGCCCGCCGGCGCTGCTGCGCAATGATGGCGGTAATCGCAATCATTCCGTGCTCATCCATCTTGAGGGCAATGCCGACAACAAGACCGCGCTGGGTACCAAGCTCGAGGTCTTCGCAGGCGGCCTTTGGCAGAAATGGGAAGTCCCGGGCGCCAGCGGGTTTCTCAGCCAGGGACCTACCAGCATTCTTGCCGGACTCGGCGACTGGGATCAGCCGGTCATTGTCCGTCTCCTATGGCCGACGGGCGTCCCTCAGGATGAGTTGAATGTCGCCGCCAAAGGCGTGGACAGCATCAAGGAACTCGATCGGCGCGGTAGCTCCTGTCCCGTTGTTTTCGCCTGGAATGGTGACCGGTACGAGTTCATCACTGACACGATCGGGGCGGCCGTCATCGGTCATTGGGTCTCTCCCTACTCACGAAACATTCCTGACCCCGATGAATGGATCAAGATCGATGGCTCCCAGCTCCAGTCGAAAAATGGCTATCTGAGCCTACGAATGGGGGAGCCGATGGAGGAGGTCAATTTCGTCGACCAGGCTAGGCTAGTGGCCGTCGATCATCCCGCTAACTCGAAAGTCTTCCCCAACGAGCGCTTCAAGAACGATCCTCCGTTCGCTGAGCGGAAGACCATCTTCACCGCGGAAAGTCATCCCGCCGCGGGAGCATGGGATAGCAATGGCAACGACGTTCTGGCGACCCTCACCAAGCTCGACCATCAGTATGTGCGCGACTTCACCAACCTTCCCTATGCTGGTTTCGCCAACCCTCACCAGTTGACCCTCGACCTCGGACCATGGTCGGCCGATAAGCCGCTTCGGCTGCTGATGCACGGCTTCATTGAATACTTCAGCGCGACTTCTCTCTACTCCGCATGGCAGGCAGGAATTGGACCTATCTCCCCTTACGTCGAGGCGCAAATGCCTGATGGCAGCTGGAAGCGGATCATCGAGGATATGGGCTTCCCTGCCGGCCTGCCGCGCACCATTGTCACGGATCTCACCGGCCATCTGCCCGCCGGAGCTACCCGCATTCGCATCACTACCAATCTTCAGATCTATTGGGACCAGGTGCTGATCTCGAATGAATCAGAGCCGGTCGGGTCGATGCGCGAAACAGAGATCCCGCTTGCCTCTGCATCTCTCGGTTTCCGCGGCTATCCCCGGCAGATCGACGGCGCGACCCCTGGCGATCTGACTTACCACTACGACGAAGCCAGCGCCACTGGTCCGTTCGTCCGGCAGCGCGGCCCCTACACTCACTACGGGGACGTCACGCCGCTGCTCACCGCCATCGATGACCGCTTCGTCATCTTCGGCAGCGGAGAAGACATGGATCTGGAATTCGACAGCGCATCGCTTCCGGCGCTTCCCGCCGGTTGGACGAGAGATTACTTCTTCTACGCCAACGGCTATGTGAAAGACATGGATTACTACGAGGCCATGCCCTTTACGGTCGCGGCGATGCCCTTCCACGCGATGAGCGGATATCCGTACTCTGCCAAAGAGCATTTTCCGGATGATGAACAATCAGTCGGCTATCGACTCGATTGGAACGACCGCTTCGAGACCGGGGCAAATTCACCGAGCTACCGCTTCGAATACCTGCCTCGCCATGAGCTTCCACTCACACCGCACTGGTCACCAGTAAGAGAAGAGCCGGCGCGTAGCGGCAGCCGTTAG
- a CDS encoding adenosine deaminase family protein — protein MLLNHYQFRRIHQTRHPGRAPQLGFAWLQRGRTVTVVSAISALFSILNPGFVHAAKAAPPANPEVRAARALDEAAKTGPAALRGFLYAMPKGADLHMHLTGAVYAESFISAAAKDGLCVDSASLAFVKAMAQTRSIPPQPVCGEGRVRADSVTKDQHLYDELIDSFSMRTFIPVSGKSGHDQFFDTFERFDPAGHHVGLWLDEVATRAAAQNEQYLEIMHTPSQWKQEADLAEKVGYHADFAEYRQLLLDGGFRDAIPAIRAEFDKAEAERRELEGCGTAEARPACTVQIRYLDQVLRAMTPDSVFAQILLGFELASADPRIVGLNLVQPEDSYVAMTDYHLHMQMIEALHAIYPKVHITLHAGEIALGLVPPEGLKFHIREAVEIGSAERIGHGVDVMDEDKPYNLLQEMAAKKVMVEINLTSNDVILNVKGGDHPLPIYRKYHVPVALSTDDEGVSRIDLTHEYVRAVDTYHFTYPELKDLVRTGLEHNFLPGESLWQAAKIGDDFARPVAVCAGQLGKDEPAGKCAEFLKGSEKAQQQFELERRFRVFEATF, from the coding sequence ATGTTACTGAATCATTATCAATTCCGGCGAATTCATCAAACCCGCCATCCTGGGCGAGCGCCTCAGCTCGGATTTGCCTGGCTTCAGCGAGGCCGAACGGTAACTGTTGTTTCGGCTATATCCGCACTTTTTTCGATCCTCAATCCCGGTTTTGTCCATGCAGCAAAAGCCGCTCCGCCCGCCAATCCCGAGGTTCGCGCCGCTCGCGCCCTTGACGAAGCCGCCAAGACCGGACCGGCCGCGCTGCGCGGCTTCCTCTATGCGATGCCAAAAGGCGCCGATCTGCACATGCATCTGACCGGAGCAGTCTACGCCGAGTCGTTCATCAGTGCCGCCGCCAAAGATGGCTTGTGCGTCGATTCCGCGTCTCTAGCTTTCGTGAAAGCGATGGCCCAGACGCGCAGCATCCCACCCCAGCCCGTCTGCGGCGAGGGCAGGGTGAGGGCTGATTCGGTGACCAAAGACCAGCACCTCTACGACGAGCTGATCGATTCATTCTCGATGCGGACGTTCATTCCCGTCTCCGGGAAATCCGGCCACGATCAGTTTTTCGATACCTTCGAACGCTTTGATCCGGCTGGCCATCACGTCGGCCTTTGGCTTGATGAGGTCGCTACCCGCGCCGCCGCGCAGAATGAGCAGTATCTCGAGATTATGCATACCCCTTCGCAATGGAAGCAGGAGGCCGACCTCGCCGAAAAGGTCGGCTACCATGCGGACTTCGCGGAGTACCGCCAGCTGCTGCTCGACGGCGGATTTCGCGACGCAATCCCGGCGATTCGCGCCGAATTTGATAAGGCGGAGGCCGAGCGCAGGGAACTCGAAGGCTGCGGCACAGCCGAAGCCAGACCAGCCTGTACGGTCCAGATCCGCTACCTCGACCAGGTGCTGCGCGCGATGACCCCCGACAGCGTTTTCGCGCAGATTCTACTTGGCTTTGAACTAGCCTCGGCCGATCCGCGAATCGTCGGTCTGAACCTGGTTCAACCGGAAGACTCTTACGTCGCCATGACCGACTACCACCTGCACATGCAGATGATCGAGGCTCTGCATGCGATCTATCCCAAGGTTCACATCACTCTCCACGCCGGAGAAATCGCGCTTGGGCTGGTTCCGCCCGAGGGTCTGAAGTTCCACATCCGCGAAGCCGTCGAGATCGGCAGCGCCGAGCGCATCGGCCATGGCGTCGATGTGATGGACGAGGACAAGCCCTACAACCTGCTCCAGGAGATGGCCGCAAAGAAGGTGATGGTTGAGATCAATCTCACTAGCAACGACGTCATCCTCAACGTGAAGGGTGGCGATCATCCGTTACCGATCTACCGCAAGTATCATGTTCCCGTCGCGCTCTCAACCGACGACGAAGGCGTCTCCCGCATTGACCTCACCCACGAATATGTCCGCGCCGTCGACACCTACCACTTTACCTATCCCGAACTGAAGGACTTGGTTCGCACCGGCCTCGAACACAACTTCCTCCCCGGCGAAAGCCTCTGGCAAGCGGCCAAGATCGGCGATGACTTCGCGCGCCCGGTGGCCGTCTGCGCCGGACAGTTGGGCAAAGACGAGCCAGCCGGTAAATGCGCGGAGTTCCTGAAGGGCAGTGAAAAGGCACAGCAGCAGTTTGAATTAGAGCGGAGGTTTCGGGTGTTCGAAGCCACCTTCTAG